The genomic stretch GGGAGCTAATTCCCAGAGGGCTATAAAGAGGATAAGACCAATGCTGCGGGAGAAGAGATCCCCGCCCTTTTCGTAGAGCATCTTGCGATACTTCGTAACGCTTAGCCGTTTCATAGGTAGGCTCCGAAACTCTGGACTTGCAGTACTTCCTGCTGCAGGAGCTCCCACACATTTTTCCTGATCCGGGCGAATTCCACCGAGTTGCGTATTTCCTCAGTCCGGGGCCGCGGGAGGTCAATGGGGAAAATCTCCTTGATATGTCCCGGACGGGAACTCATAAAGGCCACCCGGTCCGAAAGGAGTATGGCCTCATCAATACTGTGGGTAACAAACACGATGGTTTTTTTATCCGCCTCCCAGATTCGCAGTAATTCTATCTGCAGGGTCTCCCGGGTCTGGGCATCCAGGGCGGCGAAGGGCTCGTCCATGAGGAGCAGGTCCGGGTGATAGGCTAAAACCCGAGCTATGGCCACCCGCTGGCGCATACCGCCGGAAAGCTGATGGGGATACTGATTTTCAAAGGCCGATAAACCCACCAAATCCAGGTAGTGGTGCGCGATCTTCCGGCGTTCCTTACGTTCCACCTTGCGGATCTCCAGGGCCACCTCCAGATTCCGTATCACCGTGCGCCAGGGGAGCAGGGCATAGCTTTGAAACACAATACCCCGGTTAAAGCTGTGCTTTTCCAGGGGCTTTGTGTCCACCAGGATCTCCCCCTGGTCGTAATCGTCCAGGCCCGCCAGGATATTGAGGAAGGTTGACTTCCCGCATCCCGAGGGTCCAAGGAGGGAAAGGAATTCCCCCTCATTGATATCCAGATCAAAATTATCCAACACCGTAAGTTTTTCTTTTTTACCGAGGCTGTTTTTAATCTGAAATTCCCGGTGTACCTGCCGGGCCTGGATTTTTACCATAACCGTATCATTACACCTTATTCGCCGGATTAAGCTGATTAGTGAAAACCTGGTTCGGCTTAACCTGGCCGGGGGTCAATTTCTTTTCCGCCTCAAGCCGATCAAGCCAGTACTGGACGTTCAGGTCCGGAATGATTTGGTCCGGATAG from Treponema primitia ZAS-1 encodes the following:
- a CDS encoding ABC transporter ATP-binding protein produces the protein MVKIQARQVHREFQIKNSLGKKEKLTVLDNFDLDINEGEFLSLLGPSGCGKSTFLNILAGLDDYDQGEILVDTKPLEKHSFNRGIVFQSYALLPWRTVIRNLEVALEIRKVERKERRKIAHHYLDLVGLSAFENQYPHQLSGGMRQRVAIARVLAYHPDLLLMDEPFAALDAQTRETLQIELLRIWEADKKTIVFVTHSIDEAILLSDRVAFMSSRPGHIKEIFPIDLPRPRTEEIRNSVEFARIRKNVWELLQQEVLQVQSFGAYL